Genomic DNA from Thermodesulfobacteriota bacterium:
AACCGGGAACCGGGAACCGGCTCCTACCCCTCTCACCCGAACAGCTCCTCCAGGTCATTTGCATCCAGGAGATTCTCACCCCAGGCGAGCAAGGTGTCGGCGTCGGCCGCCTGGATCCTGGCGCGGGCCCAGGCGGGAAGAGGACCGAAGCGGCGCTCGGCGAGCCGCAGGAGCAGCGCGGCCTCGCCTTCCTGGCGGCCTTCCTGGCGGCCTTCC
This window encodes:
- a CDS encoding DUF4351 domain-containing protein; the encoded protein is EGRQEGRQEGEAALLLRLAERRFGPLPAWARARIQAADADTLLAWGENLLDANDLEELFG